One Qipengyuania gaetbuli genomic region harbors:
- a CDS encoding (d)CMP kinase, whose product MIIAVDGPTASGKGTIAKALATHFGLPHLDTGLLYRAVGRQVFLDGGDPDDSGDALAATAFPDSLLDDPHLRDEETGGLASRVSVHPAVRQALFERQRSFATQKGGAVLDGRDIGTVIAPEAEAKLFVTASVEARAQRRFLEMRDRGVPVTLAEIEDDLRRRDERDRNRAVAPLVPAADALVIDTSALDREEAFAAALEAVNALTGQQPCP is encoded by the coding sequence ATGATCATCGCCGTCGACGGACCTACCGCCTCGGGCAAGGGCACGATTGCCAAGGCCCTCGCTACGCATTTCGGCCTGCCCCATCTCGATACCGGCCTGCTTTATCGCGCGGTCGGGCGGCAGGTGTTCCTCGACGGCGGAGACCCGGACGATAGCGGCGATGCGCTGGCCGCGACCGCCTTTCCCGACAGCCTGCTGGACGACCCGCATTTGCGCGACGAGGAAACCGGCGGGCTCGCCAGCCGAGTCTCGGTCCACCCCGCGGTGCGCCAGGCGCTGTTCGAACGCCAGCGCAGTTTCGCCACGCAGAAGGGCGGCGCGGTGCTCGACGGGCGCGATATCGGGACGGTGATTGCCCCCGAGGCCGAAGCGAAGCTGTTCGTGACCGCCAGCGTAGAGGCGCGCGCCCAGCGCCGCTTCCTCGAAATGCGCGATCGCGGCGTGCCCGTCACGCTGGCCGAGATCGAGGACGACCTGCGCCGCCGCGACGAGCGCGACCGCAACCGCGCCGTTGCGCCGCTGGTCCCGGCAGCAGATGCGCTGGTCATCGACACCAGCGCGCTCGACCGGGAGGAAGCCTTTGCCGCGGCGCTCGAAGCGGTGAATGCCCTGACCGGCCAGCAGCCCTGCCCGTAA
- a CDS encoding CBU_0592 family membrane protein, translated as MSEAFDIYTAVGFVGMACIIAAYAYLTWKDEPNPFILHGTNLLGAALLTVSLLVHTNWPSLVLEGFWAAIALWGLWKALKSRSRPE; from the coding sequence GTGAGCGAGGCTTTCGACATCTACACTGCCGTCGGTTTCGTCGGCATGGCCTGCATCATCGCCGCCTATGCCTACCTGACATGGAAGGACGAGCCGAACCCCTTCATCCTCCACGGCACCAACCTCCTCGGCGCTGCGCTGCTGACCGTATCGCTGCTGGTCCACACCAACTGGCCGAGCTTGGTGCTGGAAGGTTTCTGGGCGGCGATCGCGCTGTGGGGCTTGTGGAAGGCGCTCAAGTCGCGCAGCAGGCCCGAATGA